The Thalassotalea sp. HSM 43 genome window below encodes:
- a CDS encoding alpha/beta hydrolase, translated as MSTNKANNNNNHNISAIRFDLPQISLHGLEIGNPDGKTILCLHGWLDNAASFLPLFEQLQQSQSALLSRCRFIAIDWPGHGLSDHRGGDAHYHFVDYVDDLYQLLHHLKLQKITLLGHSMGGMVSTLFAGTFAEKVEQLLLIESVGLITETDEPGKLLRQGIESRAKQSQKNKTLHKDIDSAVKARMNVSDLDYDSAQKIVSRATVDVDGGVRWRSDPRLRTVSLMRFALPQAQHIVSQISAPVTLIKGDQGFAMIDQGLTFFGKKMRNLNTVTFAGGHHVHMQQAQQLSQLLEQILG; from the coding sequence GTGTCGACTAATAAAGCAAACAACAATAACAATCATAACATCAGCGCAATACGCTTTGACTTGCCGCAAATTAGCTTGCACGGTCTCGAAATTGGCAACCCAGATGGCAAAACCATTCTTTGTTTACACGGCTGGCTAGATAATGCCGCCAGTTTCCTGCCGCTTTTTGAGCAATTACAACAAAGCCAGTCGGCGTTGTTAAGCCGCTGTCGATTTATTGCCATTGATTGGCCAGGGCATGGTTTAAGCGATCACCGAGGTGGCGACGCGCATTATCATTTTGTTGATTACGTTGATGACCTATACCAATTGTTGCACCATTTGAAACTGCAAAAAATAACCTTACTTGGCCACTCTATGGGCGGCATGGTGTCGACCTTATTTGCCGGTACATTTGCCGAAAAAGTAGAGCAATTGTTGCTGATTGAATCCGTTGGCCTGATCACTGAAACCGACGAGCCAGGTAAATTACTGCGCCAAGGCATTGAAAGTCGAGCCAAGCAATCGCAGAAAAATAAGACTTTGCATAAAGATATAGATAGCGCTGTTAAAGCACGCATGAATGTGTCCGATCTTGACTATGATTCAGCGCAAAAAATCGTCTCTCGGGCAACGGTTGACGTTGATGGCGGCGTGCGTTGGCGCTCAGATCCTAGGCTTCGAACTGTTTCTTTGATGCGCTTTGCCTTGCCACAAGCACAACACATTGTCAGTCAGATCAGCGCACCAGTAACGCTGATAAAAGGTGACCAAGGTTTTGCCATGATTGACCAAGGTTTGACATTTTTTGGTAAAAAAATGCGCAACTTGAATACCGTCACTTTTGCTGGCGGCCATCATGTACATATGCAACAAGCTCAACAACTTAGTCAACTTTTAGAGCAGATTCTTGGCTAA
- a CDS encoding Slp family lipoprotein — protein MNSVRLIATSLLIALLNTGCANIPDSLEVNDTTRLIPFADVRAMPQGYIGETARWGGIIASIDVKENGTVLEVVSMPLNANMRPKTKNSSEGRFRVITEVFLDPVIYSEGRKITAVGVIGEGENDTIGEYAYLFPVLKSDRVYLWKKVTKINVHTMHSPWWHSPYYWQYAPVHQYPTTVTVEQP, from the coding sequence ATGAACTCTGTCCGTCTCATCGCCACAAGCTTACTGATTGCATTGTTGAATACCGGGTGTGCCAACATACCTGATAGCTTAGAAGTCAACGATACAACGCGGTTAATTCCTTTTGCCGATGTTCGTGCCATGCCTCAAGGGTATATTGGCGAAACGGCACGCTGGGGCGGTATCATTGCTAGCATTGATGTCAAAGAAAATGGCACCGTATTAGAGGTGGTGTCGATGCCACTCAATGCAAACATGCGACCAAAAACAAAAAATAGCAGTGAAGGGCGATTTCGAGTCATTACCGAGGTCTTTCTTGACCCGGTAATTTACTCTGAGGGACGAAAAATAACGGCAGTTGGCGTCATTGGCGAAGGTGAAAACGACACCATAGGCGAGTATGCCTATTTGTTTCCGGTGTTAAAAAGTGACCGGGTATACCTTTGGAAGAAAGTCACTAAAATCAATGTGCATACCATGCATTCTCCGTGGTGGCACTCGCCATATTACTGGCAGTACGCGCCAGTGCACCAATACCCGACTACGGTTACGGTAGAGCAGCCGTAA